In the genome of Haloarcula sp. DT43, the window CGTCGGCCACCCTGTCACGAAAACCGCCGACATCGGCAACAACCAGGACGAGGGCCGCACGCTCTACGCCGTCCCCGATGACGAGCTGTACTCGACAGGCGAGCGTGCCCGTGAATCGTACACCGCGAACACCGAACAACTACTCGACACCCTCACCGAACGATGACTGATGATAAAGACCCCGAGGAGCTACTTGCCCAGTCCAAAGAACAGAAACGCCACACCAGTGAACCATCATCCCCGGAGGATGGTGAGGGGCCATCACTCGAACAAGAGATAGCGAACTACTACCAGGCCATCGACGACGGTGAGGTTCCGCACAACCTCACGATGAGAGACGAATCGCTCGCAGCGCTGATGCGGGCCCTGGAGTCGACCGGACAACTTGACGATCTCGGTGCTGACGTTCGCGACCGACTCGACAGGACGCCCCGAGACGATGAATCACGCGGCCCAGTCCTTGCAATGCTTGTTCGTGTTGGCCTACAAGAAGTTAGGCCGGATCTGCTTGAATCCGGGAAATCTGGATTCAAGATATACCAGCAGAATCAAGATATCGAATTTTAATCTCTAATACCCATATTGTATCTGCATCCTGTATCTGTATATTGTATACAAGACACCAAAACAAAATGAACAAGACCAAACGCCGCGTGCTGAACACGCTGCTCGCACAGGACAACGAGTACTAGGGCGAGTGGACGAGTCGCCGCTCACTGTTCACGGTGGCCGTCGCACACACTGACCGCTCGCCGGAGGAAGTCCAGGGCGCGCTGGAGGACCTCGTTGACGACGGACTGGTCGAGGATCAGGGCGAGCGCTACCGCCTCACTGACGACGCCGAACGCGTTCCGCACCCGGGCGAGATTACGTCTCGGGATTAATTGCCACTGTTATTAGTTCGCATATCTTGAATAATGGCTTGTAATGTCAGATGAGTCAATAACGCCGGACGATATTATAAAAGATAAACGAACAATAGAAACTACTGTTGAAATTGAAGCCCATCAGGAAATACCCATAACAGCAGTTGGTGAACTGGAAAACGAATTCACCCAAAAGCTACTTCAATTGGTTAGAGATTTTGATGGGTACCAAATCGAATTAGAATCTACTGATGTGGAGAATGAGGAGACTATTGCAGATGTCTCATTGAGCGCCAAGACCGAGTAGATATAACCGGAAAATCGATTTTCGACTGTCTGACCATCTCTAGAGCCTATTCCTGTCAGAAAGAATCTATGGAAAGAAGTTGAGACTACACCGAGGTTAGCGGGGCAGTGATGCGTGGTTTCGGACGAATATGTGAGTAGAAACTACTTCAGATCGTCTCTTGAGCACCCATTCTTGTTATATTAGAAACCAATCCGGGATTCCCCGGGGCTGCACCCAGCGTCGCCACTGAGAAAACGGTGGTCGGTCGGACTGAGTGGCTTTCTACCCGATTCCAGTCTCCTTCTTCAGCAGCGTCAGTGTGTTGTCCGCCGTCACCAGCGGCGAGTGTTCGTACTCACCGGTCAGCTCGACCTGTACCAGCAGATCGACTGCTCGCCAGATGGAGCACAACAGACACGCGAACGCGAAGTAGAAAAACCGAAGTACGAAATCCTTCGATGTCGTCGCGGCCATAAATCGCTTGATGGACTTGTAGCCGCTCTCGATCTCCCAGCGGTAGCCGTACTCCGTGAGGTGTCCGCTCCCCCGATTCGTCATGAACACCGAATACTGCCGGTGATCGTCATGCTCTGAGTCCTCTTTCCGACGGTAGATCAGCGTCGTCTTGTGCCACTCGTTCTTCCCGAGATGGAGCTTCCGATCGGTCTCATACCGATCCTGGTCGCGCTGGAGCAATCGCTTAGCCTGGGCTTTCTCGCTGGTCTGCATCCGCTTGGGCACAACGTAGGAGAGTCCCCGCTGGCTAATCATCTCCAAAACGTGTTGACTGTCAAATTCTCGGTCCATCAGCACGTTATCGACGTGAACCAGGTCCTCGGCAGAATCAAGCAAGTCCTCTACGATCTCTTTGCGAGTCTCGCCTTTCCGTACCGGACGGGCATCAAGGACGAGCGGGACTGCGTTCCCGACCAGCTGGACTGTCGCCCACTGATAGGCGTACTCGTCGGTGTTCTCTTTCGTTCCGATGATCTCGTCCTCGTGGCCGGTTCGGTCGCCTGTGAAGGGATCGGCTTTGGTGATGTCGATGGCGACGATTCCTGCGCGGAAGAACTCCTCTGTCTCTGCGACCTCGTCAATGAGTTGCCGGACCGCCTGTCGATACATCTCTCGAATCTGCTCGGTAGAGAGATCACGAATGTGGTCGCGATGAGCGTGCCCGAGTGGTGTCCGCTCCCGCGTCGACTCGTGGACGAAGCTGCGAGCGCCTTCGTTGGCGGCCAAGTTCTCACGAAGCCCGAGATACGTCTGTAAGCTCCAGTAGGCGTTCTCGTGGATCTCACAGCCACCGCCACGATTGAGCGAGAACGCGGGGAAGACGACGTGGCTGACATGGTCAGTGATCTCCTCAGCCTGTTTTAGGACTAATTGGTCGTCGGGGTCTGAGTCCTCTCGATCGTCATCGTGGTGCCGAAGCTTTCGCTCCGGGTCACGTGGAACCGCGACACCTGCATTCTGGGCTTTGATGAGGATTGTTCGAGCCGCCGTCTCGACTGTCTCTCGGAGGTCAGCGGTGAAACGCTCGTGCCAGCTGCGCCACAGCGTCGACTGGTCTGGAATCGTCTCGAAAGCCAGTTGCTCGTAGAGGTCAGAGCGATGATCGAGGTAGTCGACGAGTGCTGTTTCGTGCTCCCACCCGTGGAGTTCCTTCAGAACAAACACCCGAAAGAGGGATTTCATCTTGTATCGTGTCGCGCCCCCATAACGGTCGTGAGCGGCGAACCGGAAGTAGGCCAGTGGGTATTGACATACAAAGTTTTCCACCGACCCGTGATGGTCGTGTTTGAACCACCGCTGCCCAACCGCTCGGATATCCTCCTGAAGCGCATCGAGTGAACCCCGATTGTAGAGTGGCGTCGAGTCGTAGGCAGGCCACTCAGTATACGGAGCCTGTGCAATATCCCGAAAGACGGCACGTCGAGAGTCAGACATTAGAACCATCAGTACTGGCTATGTGAAACCTCGAAGTGTGATACAAACGGTGTGCTGAATATAGTGGATGAGTTCAGCAGAGAGACTTCGTTTCTTTCGGATACTTCCTGCTGAATTACCAGAGGGGGTGCGAACTGGTCAATTTCGTCTCCGGTCCATTGTCCACCGTCGGTGACGAGTCGACACTCGGGCTGAAGTGCGACATGGTTATCCCTGTCTGGAGAGAAGGTAAGGGAATGGCGCCCTCTATTTCCACAACTGAGCGACAGCCGATCGGCAAGGTGTTGCTCTATTGCCCTGGGTGTAGTCACGAAAGTCGCATTAATGACGACTGGCTCATCCGCGTCCTCGCTGATTCTCAGACCTACGAGTGTCCGAATTGTGGTACAATGATACCCGCTCAAATCAATAAGAATTGACCAAGCGGAGAGGTGAATCCCTTCAGAGGGAGTAGCGTAAGCCCTCTATCTGCCAAATGTGACGAAACTCGGAGGTATTGAAATCGGTGTGCAAGATTGAGCAGCTGAAACAGCCGCTCGGTATGACTGCTGTACTGACCGACTCGCCCACCCCTGAAACAGTCTACTCCACCGACCCGAGTGTGTGCCAACACGCGGGTTCGGCCCCTCAATGTGAACCTTATTCTGATGATTCGGGTGAAAAACTTCGGGGCTTTTCGTCGTGGAGCACGAATCAGACCTGTGGAGTACGAAATCGGGGCGGAGGAATCGGTCAGCACGGCCGTCGTACGCGCGGTGAGCGCTGTCGAAGGCCGTAAACCGTGTTCCCTGCGACCACTGGCGGACGTCGTCGATCCGACTGCGCTAGATTCGTTGTTCGACCCGCGGTACGACGGAACTCCTCGGACGGGCGGACGTCTCTCGTTCGTGTACAGCGATTGTTGCATCACGATCGACAATGGCGAGTATCTCACGCTCCAGTTACTCGGAGACCGTTTCCGCGACGAACGCGATTAAGAATCCGCTGACAGTCGCGTCCGCTAACGGAGTAGCCAATAGCCGCTCGTCGCGAGATTACTGCTTGGGATCACGAGCGGTCAGCAACCCCTGGGCCATGAGTCGCCGGGCGATGACGACCAGCCCATTCCCGAATCCTTCGCCGAAGATCGCTTGTTCCTCCTTGGTGCCTGGCATGAGCGAACTCACGAGAATCGTCGAGCGGTCGACCAGCAGGAGCCGGCCGATCGCCGTCTCGTTTTCAGTAGCGTCCTCACCGTGTAACCACTCCAGGCCAGAGACGAACGTCATCGCGTCCGGCACGGCCGTCTGGATCTGCTCTTGCAGCGATTCCGTCAGCGCGCCGATGAGAAGGTCGACCCCGTTACCGACGTCGTTGAGAGTGGCAACGAGATCATCGGTCAGCAGTGACTCGTCGCCGACGACAAGAACGACCTCCTCGGCCGCGTTCTCGATGAGTTGGTCCGCCCGATTTTCGATCGCGTCCCGCCCGGACATCGCCCATATCTGCTGGACGGGGGTCTCGTCTTCCTCGACGATTTCGACCATATCCAGCGCATCGTGGAGGCGCTCGACCCGGTCTTCGTACTGGTCGCGCAGGGTCTCGGTCGCCTCGTCGAGCGGAACCGCCCGGAACTGCTGCGGGCTCGAATGCTGTATCTCGACCAGCCCTTGCGCCTCCAGTACTCGAATCGCATCGTACACCCGCGTTCGGGGAACCTCCGTCATCTCACTCAATTTTTTTGCTGTTCCCGTGTGGAGGCGGGACAGGCCGACGAAGCATCGCGCCTCGTATTCTTTCAAGCCGAGTTGCTGGAGGACCTCGATCGCTTCCTCCAGACTATCATTGGTAGTCATGTGTCCCAACCTCACAGGGTATATTCCAGTGAGTCTCTAATTAGTTCGCTCCCGACACGGATATGCATTGTCACTCAGTTCATGACTTCGAACTCGGACAGTGTGCGTGATGGGTGGTAATGTCGTCCAAAACCGCTTCAGGAACGAGTTTCCAAAACCTATTGTGAGTCTCCCAGTGACTACAGGTCGATACAAATTTCACTCGACGGAGGCGCCCACGAACGGACTTTTTGAGATTCACTCGCTTAATCACAAAAAATATTTATCGGGCGAGACCGATTTCGCTCCTAGTACGCGGTCCAGTTCTGTCTCCCGACCACCACACTACTGCGTGCCGACTCGGTCACTCCCCGTGGCTGGGCTCACAGCGACCCACATTCGCCAGATCGATGACCAACAATCCAGACGAGGACCCACAGTCCGTCGCAATCGAGCAACTCGAACGGTTCGGGTTGAGTGCCTACGCCGCGCGGACGTTCGTCGCGCTCGCTAGTCTCGGCACGGGGACAGCCAGAGACGTCAGCCAGGTTTCAGCGGTACCGCGAACTCGGGTGTACGACGCGATCGACGAGCTACACGACCGGGGGCTCGTCGATATCCTCCAGTCGTCGCCCAAGCAGTTCTGGGCGATCTCCGGCGAAACCGCGAGTCGGACGTTCGAACACGAGCTACAGCACCGCACGGAACTCCTTCGGTCGGCGCTGAGGGAACTCGAACCCATCGAACAACGAGCCGAGCAGCGCGGCGTCTGGACGGTAGACGGGCAGACGTCAGTCACGGAACGAGTCCTGGAGTTCTTCGCGAATGCGGAAGAGGAGATCGTCTACATGACCGTCGAGGACCTCCTCACCGAGGACCT includes:
- a CDS encoding HalOD1 output domain-containing protein; this encodes MIRVKNFGAFRRGARIRPVEYEIGAEESVSTAVVRAVSAVEGRKPCSLRPLADVVDPTALDSLFDPRYDGTPRTGGRLSFVYSDCCITIDNGEYLTLQLLGDRFRDERD
- a CDS encoding TrmB family transcriptional regulator — translated: MTNNPDEDPQSVAIEQLERFGLSAYAARTFVALASLGTGTARDVSQVSAVPRTRVYDAIDELHDRGLVDILQSSPKQFWAISGETASRTFEHELQHRTELLRSALRELEPIEQRAEQRGVWTVDGQTSVTERVLEFFANAEEEIVYMTVEDLLTEDLIEGLGEAAERGVSIKLAGVSTDVQERIQDDIPGATMFESLWVWSDTSAGRLMMVDGRKTLVSALVNGADASPSDPRSETAIWGEGEANSLVVVLKAIFTWRLETEERS
- a CDS encoding TrmB family transcriptional regulator, with the translated sequence MTTNDSLEEAIEVLQQLGLKEYEARCFVGLSRLHTGTAKKLSEMTEVPRTRVYDAIRVLEAQGLVEIQHSSPQQFRAVPLDEATETLRDQYEDRVERLHDALDMVEIVEEDETPVQQIWAMSGRDAIENRADQLIENAAEEVVLVVGDESLLTDDLVATLNDVGNGVDLLIGALTESLQEQIQTAVPDAMTFVSGLEWLHGEDATENETAIGRLLLVDRSTILVSSLMPGTKEEQAIFGEGFGNGLVVIARRLMAQGLLTARDPKQ
- a CDS encoding transposase yields the protein MVLMSDSRRAVFRDIAQAPYTEWPAYDSTPLYNRGSLDALQEDIRAVGQRWFKHDHHGSVENFVCQYPLAYFRFAAHDRYGGATRYKMKSLFRVFVLKELHGWEHETALVDYLDHRSDLYEQLAFETIPDQSTLWRSWHERFTADLRETVETAARTILIKAQNAGVAVPRDPERKLRHHDDDREDSDPDDQLVLKQAEEITDHVSHVVFPAFSLNRGGGCEIHENAYWSLQTYLGLRENLAANEGARSFVHESTRERTPLGHAHRDHIRDLSTEQIREMYRQAVRQLIDEVAETEEFFRAGIVAIDITKADPFTGDRTGHEDEIIGTKENTDEYAYQWATVQLVGNAVPLVLDARPVRKGETRKEIVEDLLDSAEDLVHVDNVLMDREFDSQHVLEMISQRGLSYVVPKRMQTSEKAQAKRLLQRDQDRYETDRKLHLGKNEWHKTTLIYRRKEDSEHDDHRQYSVFMTNRGSGHLTEYGYRWEIESGYKSIKRFMAATTSKDFVLRFFYFAFACLLCSIWRAVDLLVQVELTGEYEHSPLVTADNTLTLLKKETGIG